One genomic region from Jiangella sp. DSM 45060 encodes:
- a CDS encoding ABC transporter substrate-binding protein: MRRSLLATSAVALLVLSACGGDDDTTAASDGEGGGELTEVSLTLNWVPYGEHAPFYYGVAEGIYEEEGIDLEIRPGSGSGTTVQQVAQSQTDFGWADTPPLLNGITEGMPIKSLGVFLQTGPASVEFFTDQGISEPADLVGKVVAGTPGDAMYATFPAWLELNGVNPDDVEVVNVDPAGKIAALVEGRADVIMGFFHDQGPTIEDLSGKDVDALLYTDWGMNLLGTGIIAHQKTIDENPELAEAFVRATARAWEAAAEDPDGAAAAMEEGADETPPAEVLRAQLEQSIGLLRLDEAGTPGVNTEEQWQETIDLLSEAGSLSDPGDPGTYWESSFGEAG, from the coding sequence ATGCGACGCAGCCTGCTGGCCACCTCGGCCGTGGCACTTCTCGTGCTGTCCGCCTGCGGCGGTGACGACGACACCACCGCCGCGAGCGACGGCGAGGGCGGCGGCGAACTGACCGAGGTGTCGCTGACCCTGAACTGGGTCCCGTACGGCGAGCACGCGCCGTTCTACTACGGCGTCGCCGAGGGCATCTACGAAGAAGAGGGCATCGACCTGGAGATCCGGCCGGGCAGCGGCTCGGGCACGACGGTGCAGCAGGTCGCGCAGTCGCAGACCGACTTCGGCTGGGCCGACACGCCGCCGCTGCTCAACGGCATCACCGAGGGCATGCCGATCAAGAGCCTCGGGGTGTTCCTGCAGACCGGACCGGCGTCGGTGGAGTTCTTCACCGACCAGGGCATCAGCGAGCCGGCCGACCTCGTCGGCAAGGTGGTCGCGGGGACGCCGGGCGACGCCATGTACGCGACGTTCCCGGCGTGGCTGGAGCTCAACGGCGTCAACCCGGACGACGTCGAGGTGGTGAACGTCGACCCGGCCGGCAAGATCGCGGCGCTGGTCGAGGGCCGCGCCGACGTCATCATGGGCTTCTTCCACGACCAGGGCCCCACCATCGAGGACCTCAGCGGCAAGGACGTCGACGCGCTGCTGTACACCGACTGGGGCATGAACCTGCTCGGCACCGGCATCATCGCGCACCAGAAGACGATCGACGAGAACCCGGAGCTGGCCGAGGCGTTCGTGCGGGCGACGGCGCGCGCCTGGGAGGCCGCCGCCGAGGACCCGGACGGCGCCGCCGCGGCCATGGAGGAGGGCGCCGACGAGACTCCGCCGGCCGAGGTGCTGCGCGCCCAGCTGGAGCAGAGCATCGGCCTGCTCCGCCTGGACGAGGCCGGCACGCCCGGCGTCAACACCGAGGAGCAGTGGCAGGAGACGATCGACCTGCTGTCCGAGGCCGGCTCGCTGTCCGACCCGGGCGACCCGGGGACGTACTGGGAGTCGTCGTTCGGCGAGGCCGGGTGA
- a CDS encoding ABC transporter permease gives MPDVIPRAAAAPPATDPDDDAPARRTAGQRAIQLLDAAWRPALLLLLLGFGWWAVTAAEVFPAYLVPTPGDVANELVEEREMLARHTWVTTYETVVGFLLAAAIGLLAAVLIVYSPTLEKALYPLILFAQVIPKIAIAPILVVWFGFGPMPKVILAVLIAFFPIVVSGVAGLRSTDPELLDLSATMGASRWKTFRKIRFPNALPHLLSGLKVAVTLAVVGAVVGEFVGADEGLGYVLLLASGNLNSSLLFADLILMSALGVVLFVVVEVAEKLLIPWHASRRQGVPLTTS, from the coding sequence ATGCCTGACGTGATCCCCCGGGCCGCGGCCGCGCCGCCGGCCACCGACCCCGACGACGACGCGCCCGCCCGGCGCACCGCGGGCCAGCGCGCGATCCAGCTCCTCGACGCCGCCTGGCGGCCGGCCCTGCTGCTGCTCCTGCTGGGGTTCGGCTGGTGGGCGGTCACGGCGGCGGAGGTCTTCCCCGCCTACCTGGTGCCCACCCCGGGCGACGTCGCGAACGAGTTGGTCGAGGAGCGCGAGATGCTCGCCCGGCACACGTGGGTGACGACGTACGAGACGGTGGTGGGCTTCCTGCTGGCGGCGGCGATCGGGCTGCTGGCGGCGGTGCTCATCGTGTATTCGCCGACGCTGGAGAAGGCGCTGTATCCGCTGATCCTGTTCGCGCAGGTGATCCCGAAGATCGCGATCGCGCCGATCCTCGTCGTCTGGTTCGGGTTCGGGCCGATGCCGAAGGTGATCCTGGCGGTGCTGATCGCGTTCTTCCCGATCGTGGTCTCCGGGGTCGCGGGCCTGCGCTCCACCGATCCGGAGCTGCTGGACCTGTCCGCGACGATGGGCGCCAGCCGGTGGAAGACGTTCCGGAAGATCCGGTTCCCGAACGCGCTGCCGCACCTGCTGTCGGGCCTGAAGGTGGCCGTGACGCTGGCCGTCGTCGGCGCGGTGGTCGGCGAGTTCGTCGGCGCCGACGAAGGGCTCGGGTACGTGCTGCTGCTGGCCAGCGGCAACCTGAACTCGTCGCTGCTGTTCGCCGACCTGATCCTGATGTCCGCCCTCGGCGTCGTCCTGTTCGTCGTGGTCGAGGTCGCGGAGAAGCTGCTCATCCCCTGGCACGCCAGCCGGCGCCAGGGCGTACCCCTCACGACGTCATGA
- a CDS encoding ABC transporter ATP-binding protein — protein sequence MTTEPSGAAGQRPATTIDIKDLTCTFTSKRKRTTALTDVSLSVGAGEFVSIVGPSGCGKSTLLKIVAGLVPPSAGQVKLLGTEVNGPQREIGFAFQRAALLEWRGVRANILLQAEMRNMDKRAAAARADQLIELTGLTGFESALPHELSGGMQQRVALCRALLHEPPVLLMDEPFGALDALTREHMNVELHRIWRETGTTVVLVTHSIAEAVYLGQRVVVMTPRPGRIERVYDVGLPAVRDYGATMSSPTFEQLAREIRVLLGASGHHG from the coding sequence ATGACGACCGAGCCTTCCGGCGCCGCCGGGCAGCGGCCCGCCACGACCATCGACATCAAGGACCTCACCTGCACGTTCACCAGCAAGCGGAAGCGGACGACGGCGCTCACCGACGTCTCGCTGTCGGTCGGGGCGGGCGAGTTCGTCAGCATCGTCGGGCCGTCGGGCTGCGGGAAGTCGACGCTGCTGAAGATCGTCGCCGGGCTGGTGCCGCCGAGCGCGGGGCAGGTGAAGCTGCTCGGCACCGAGGTCAACGGGCCGCAGCGGGAGATCGGGTTCGCCTTCCAGCGGGCCGCGCTGCTGGAGTGGCGCGGCGTCCGGGCGAACATCCTGCTGCAGGCGGAGATGCGCAACATGGACAAGCGCGCGGCCGCCGCCCGGGCCGACCAGCTGATCGAGCTGACCGGCCTGACCGGCTTCGAGAGCGCGCTGCCGCACGAGCTGTCCGGCGGCATGCAGCAGCGCGTGGCGCTGTGCCGGGCGCTGCTGCACGAGCCGCCGGTGCTGCTCATGGACGAGCCGTTCGGCGCCCTGGACGCGCTCACCCGCGAGCACATGAACGTCGAGCTGCACCGCATCTGGCGTGAGACCGGCACGACGGTCGTGCTGGTGACGCACTCCATCGCGGAGGCCGTCTACCTCGGCCAGCGGGTGGTCGTGATGACTCCGCGGCCGGGGCGCATCGAGCGGGTCTACGACGTCGGCCTGCCGGCGGTCCGCGACTACGGCGCCACCATGTCCAGCCCGACGTTCGAGCAGCTGGCGCGCGAGATCCGGGTGCTGCTGGGGGCCAGCGGCCACCACGGATGA